The genomic stretch CGAACAACGGCATCGGCGTGGCCGGCGTCGCCTGGGGCGCGAGCCTGATGAACGCCAAGGTGCTGGGTGACACGGGCGGCGGCTCGATCTCCAGCGTGGCGAACGGCATCACCTGGGCCGCCGACAACGGCGCGAAGGTGGTGAGCATGAGCCTCGGCGCGAACGCTCCCTGCCCACAGGTGTTGCAGGACGCCGTCAACTACGCCTGGAATCGTGGTGTGGTGGTGGTGGCTGCCGCTGGCAACGACGGCCAGGTGGTCTCGCACACACCAGCCAACTGCACGAACGTGGTCTCGGTGGCGGCGTCGGATTCGCTCGACGCCAAGGCCAGCTTCTCGAACTACGGCCCGAACATCAAGGTCTCCGCGCCCGGGGTGTTTATCCTCTCGACCTACAAGGACGGCGACTACCAGTGGATGTCTGGCACGTCGATGGCGACCCCGCACGTGGCAGCCGTGGCTGCGCTGATCTGGGCCAGCTCCTACGGCACGGGGAATCAGGCCGTGCTCGACCGGATGTTTTCGACTGCCGATCAAATCGCAGGAACGGGAACATACTGGCAGTACGGTCGCGTCAATGTGGCCCGAGCGGTCGAGGGCTCCTCGGCTGGCCCGACCCCGACCCCCGCCCCGTCGCCCTCGCCGACACCTTCGCCGTCGCCCACGCCCTCCCCCACCCCGACGACGCCTGTCTCCTGTAGCCCGCGCCCGCCGGTCGGCGTGCGAATGGCCCAGGGATCGACGGCCGGTACGTTCAGGGTCACGGTGACCGCGGGGACAGCCGCGCAGGGCACCAACCGGCTCCAGCAGCTCCGCTTCGGCAACGGCTCCAATGCGATCATCGACACCGGCACGCAGGCAGCGTCCGGTGGGAACTTCACCTACAGCCTGCCGTCCGCAACGACCGAGATGACCTTCACGGTCAAGCGACAGTCCAATGGCGCGCCGGTGACGGTTCCGCTGACCGTGGTAGACAGCTGCGGCGAGTGGATCACCCTGGTTGGAGGCGGCTCCGGAGCGTTCTAGTCAAACGTCCCCCACCATCTCCGCTCACGCGCCCGGTCTGGACTCGCCTACCCCCGAGTCCCGGCCGGGCGTCTTTGCGTTCGGCGGCCAGGGGACCAGACGTACATCTCGTCAACGCCGGGGCCTAGAATCTCCCGTGTAACGCTCGGGCCACGTCAACGCGTGACGGGACAGGAGTGAGGGAGCATGCCCTCGGAGATTGCGTTCACCCCAACCCCAGAGCAGGCTGCCGTGCGCGACCGCATCCGCGCCTTCGTGGACACGGAGGTCATCCCTGAGGAGTCAGCCCTCTCGACGCTGGAGGGCGTCTCCTGGAACACGATCACCCGGCTCCGCGCGCAGGCCCGGGCAGCCGGCGTCTACGGTCCGCAGCTCTCGCAGCGCCACGGCGGCCTCGGGCTGGACTGGCGCGGGGTGGCCATCGCCTTCGAGGAGGCCGGGACCAGCCTGATCGGGCCGCTGGCGCTCAACTGCGCCGCTCCGGACGAGGGCAACATGCACCTGCTGGAGCAGGTCGCCTCGCCGGCCCAGAAGGCCAGGTATCTGGACCCGCTGGCGGCCGGCCGGATCCGCTCGTGCTTCGCGATGACCGAGCCGGCCCCTGGCGCGGGCGCAGACCCCACGATGCTCCAGTCGCGCGCCCGCCGCGACGGCGACGCCTGGGTCGTCGACGGGCACAAGTGGTACATCACGGGGGCAGACGGCGCGGCGTTCGCCATCGCGATGGTCCGCACCTCGGACGACCCCGACCCTCGGCGCGGCGCGACGATGCTCCTGGTGGATGCTGGCACACCTGGCTTCGAGATCGTGCGGCATATCCCCTCGCTGGATCAGACGTTCCCGGGCGGTCACTGCGAGGTGCGGTTCACGAACTGCCGGGTGCCACTTGACGCCGTCCTGGGCGAGCCGGATCTGGGGTTCGAGTACGCCCAGGCGCGGCTGGTCCCCGCGCGCCTGACCCACTGCATGCGCTGGCTGGGCATCGCGCGGCGGGCGCTGGAGATCGCCGCCGAGCACGCGGTCAACCGGACCGGGGGCGGCAAAGCGCTCGGCGAGCACCAGATGGTGCAAGCGATGCTGGCCGACTCGCAGATCGACCTGGATGCGGCGCGGCTGCTGATCTGGCGGGCCTGCGCCGAGCTTGACCGTGGCCGGCCGGCCCGAGGCGAAAGCTCGGCGGCCAAGGTCTTCGTGGCCGAGGCGGTGCACCGGGTCGTGGACCGCGCGATCCAGATCTGCGGCGCGCTCGGCATCAGCGAAGACCTGCCGCTGAGCCTGTTCTACCGCGAGGTCCGCCCGTTCCGCGTCTACGACGGCCCCAGCGAGGTGCACCGGGCGGCGGTGGCGCGGCGGGTGCTGCGGGCGGCCCAGGGCCGGATCACGGCGCGAGCATGAGCGAGGACACGACCCTCGTCGATCCTGCACGCCTCACCACCTTCCTGGAGACCGTCCCCGCGCTCCGGGCCAGCCTTCCGATCCGCGACATCAGGCGCGTCGGCGGCGGCCAGTCGAACGTCACCTGCCGGGTCACGCTCGCGGATCGAACGGTCGTCGTCCGGCGGCCGCCGCCCGGGCCGCTGCCGCCCCGCGCTCACGACGTGCTGCGCGAGCACCGGATCCTGGCGGCGCTGGCCCCGGCGGGCACGGTCCCGGTGCCACGCCCGCTGGCCGCCTGCGACGATGTGAGCGTCCTCGGAGCGCCCTTCTTCGTGATGGAGGCGCTCGACGGCGACGCCATCCGCTTCGAGCTGCCGCCAGGGCTGGCCGCCGCCCCGCTCCCGCTGCGCTTCGAGCTGGGCTTGCAGGTGGTGGACGCCCTGGCCGCCCTCCACCGGGTCGACCCCGCCGCCATCGGCCTGGGCGATCTCGGCCCTCCCGCCGGCTACGTCCCACGCCAGATCAGGCGCTGGCGCGGCCAGTTGGAGCACGCCAGGGTGCGCCCGGTCCCCGATCTCGACTGGGCCGCCGACTGGCTGGAGGCCCACCAGCCGCCTGAGCCAGCCGGGGTGCGGATCGTCCACGGGGACTATCGGCTGGACAACGTCCTGTTCAGCCAGGAGCCGCCACCGCGCCTGCTCGGCATCGTCGACTGGGAGCTGGCGACGCTGGGCGACCCGCTGGCCGACCTCGGCTGGCTGCTGGCGTTCTGGTACGAGCCGACCGACCCGACGCCCGAGCTGAAGATCATGCCGCGCGTCACCATGCAGCCCGGCTTCCCGACCCGCGCCGATCTGGTGGCCCGCTACGCCGGGCAGACAGGCCAGCCGCTGCCCGATCTCACCTTCTATGTGGTCTTCGCGATGTGGCGGATGGCCGTCCTGCTCGAAGGGCACTGGGCCAGACACCTGCGCGGCACGGCGGCCGGCTTCGACTTCGCCTACCTCGAAACGGCCGGCCCGGCCTTCGCCGCCAGGATGCGGCAGATTGCCGAAGCCGCCCCACCTGGGGCACCATCCCGGCCGCACCGCCCCTGACAACGCCTGCCCGACGATCCCTCCCGAACGCGCACTCCCTGACGAGGACTGGAGCGTCCGCCCGTGACGATGTCGCCGCTCGACCTCTACCGCTGGATGGTGGTCGCCCGCGTGCTCGACCGCGCCCTCTGCGCCGAGAACCCGAACTGGTTCCCTATCGAAGGCGAAGAGGCGACCGTCGTCGGGGCCTACGCCGACCTCCGCCCGACTGATGTCGCCGCCCCGCACTACCGCGATCCGTTCGTGGTCTACCTGATGCGCGGCGCGGAGATGTGGCGGCTGGCCTCGCAGGTGATGCGGAAGGGCGCCGGCTACAACAAGGGTCGCTCGGTGCCGTTCAACGGGCCGTTCCACCTGCGGCATGTGCCCTGGGTCGCTGGCGACCTCGGCACGACGCTCGGCACGGCGACCGGCGCGGCCCTCGCGCTCCAGGACGAGGAGTCCGACGGCGTCTGCGTCTGCGGCTTCGGCGACGGCACGGCCAATCGCGGCGACTTCCACGAGAACGTCAACCTGGCGGCCTGCTGGAAGCTGCCCATCGTCTACCTCTGCCAGCACAACGGCTGGGCCATCTCCGAGCCGGCCGAGCTGTACCTGCCAGCCCCGATTGTCGCCCGGGCGGCCGGCTACGGCATCCCGGGCGTGGCCGTGGACGGCAACGACGTCGAGGCGGTCCAGGCCGC from Chloroflexota bacterium encodes the following:
- a CDS encoding S8 family serine peptidase, with translation MKLKQKLARAGLALAVAIPLLGADATALQAEARATDAVAQIARAAERDSVLDLAYAATPGVATPQPSGNPPSGNGPSGSISSQSVGSTGAGVSSQSVGGPAAATPTPSGADTAPAPSVGAASNGSRSGGFEVETGPDGRPVRAGSLLVTFRGSAPAAVSDAAYQQVSSQAVERVGKSSRSVRVQVPNGTVTQAMAAYAGRSDVERVEPDYVVTASMTPNDPKYPETYGPGRIGAPTAWDRIGGGAGVRVAILDTGILSSHADLVGKVVAASDFTGSAYGVEDRHGHGTHVAGTVAATANNGIGVAGVAWGASLMNAKVLGDTGGGSISSVANGITWAADNGAKVVSMSLGANAPCPQVLQDAVNYAWNRGVVVVAAAGNDGQVVSHTPANCTNVVSVAASDSLDAKASFSNYGPNIKVSAPGVFILSTYKDGDYQWMSGTSMATPHVAAVAALIWASSYGTGNQAVLDRMFSTADQIAGTGTYWQYGRVNVARAVEGSSAGPTPTPAPSPSPTPSPSPTPSPTPTTPVSCSPRPPVGVRMAQGSTAGTFRVTVTAGTAAQGTNRLQQLRFGNGSNAIIDTGTQAASGGNFTYSLPSATTEMTFTVKRQSNGAPVTVPLTVVDSCGEWITLVGGGSGAF
- a CDS encoding acyl-CoA dehydrogenase family protein, which encodes MPSEIAFTPTPEQAAVRDRIRAFVDTEVIPEESALSTLEGVSWNTITRLRAQARAAGVYGPQLSQRHGGLGLDWRGVAIAFEEAGTSLIGPLALNCAAPDEGNMHLLEQVASPAQKARYLDPLAAGRIRSCFAMTEPAPGAGADPTMLQSRARRDGDAWVVDGHKWYITGADGAAFAIAMVRTSDDPDPRRGATMLLVDAGTPGFEIVRHIPSLDQTFPGGHCEVRFTNCRVPLDAVLGEPDLGFEYAQARLVPARLTHCMRWLGIARRALEIAAEHAVNRTGGGKALGEHQMVQAMLADSQIDLDAARLLIWRACAELDRGRPARGESSAAKVFVAEAVHRVVDRAIQICGALGISEDLPLSLFYREVRPFRVYDGPSEVHRAAVARRVLRAAQGRITARA
- a CDS encoding phosphotransferase family protein encodes the protein MSEDTTLVDPARLTTFLETVPALRASLPIRDIRRVGGGQSNVTCRVTLADRTVVVRRPPPGPLPPRAHDVLREHRILAALAPAGTVPVPRPLAACDDVSVLGAPFFVMEALDGDAIRFELPPGLAAAPLPLRFELGLQVVDALAALHRVDPAAIGLGDLGPPAGYVPRQIRRWRGQLEHARVRPVPDLDWAADWLEAHQPPEPAGVRIVHGDYRLDNVLFSQEPPPRLLGIVDWELATLGDPLADLGWLLAFWYEPTDPTPELKIMPRVTMQPGFPTRADLVARYAGQTGQPLPDLTFYVVFAMWRMAVLLEGHWARHLRGTAAGFDFAYLETAGPAFAARMRQIAEAAPPGAPSRPHRP
- a CDS encoding thiamine pyrophosphate-dependent dehydrogenase E1 component subunit alpha, whose product is MTMSPLDLYRWMVVARVLDRALCAENPNWFPIEGEEATVVGAYADLRPTDVAAPHYRDPFVVYLMRGAEMWRLASQVMRKGAGYNKGRSVPFNGPFHLRHVPWVAGDLGTTLGTATGAALALQDEESDGVCVCGFGDGTANRGDFHENVNLAACWKLPIVYLCQHNGWAISEPAELYLPAPIVARAAGYGIPGVAVDGNDVEAVQAAVGEAVARARRGDGPTLIEARSWRVRGHWGGDTATYRRDNQPDGVRDPLELQAGRLLARGQADQGILDEIQRQAEAEVAEAVARARALPEAGAGELGLSEVFV